GACGTCGTTAAGAAGAATATCATATGCATCTTCCGTGATCTTCCGATCAAACCACCTTATTGGATTTAGAAACGTTAGAAAGGCAAAAAAGGACGAACCGGGAATATGCGGATGACCGTTTAAATCCTCTTTCCGAACTCCCCTTAGAACATAAGAATAAGAATCTGGTTCTTTGACGAACGTAGCCGATTTCGCCGAAAGGATCCTTACTCTGGAAATGCTTTCCTCGGAGTGTATTTTCTCGTTTCCCATCAATAGAAGACAAAAAACGCAATTTGATAAAAACGGAAGGTCCTCAAAGCGTGCCTACAACTTAGAAATCTCTTCAAAAAGTCTTTCCGCCGCGCCTCGTCCTTGTTTTACGAAATTCGAGTTGTGTTTTCTGATCTTCTCGATTTCAGTCGAAGGAAAATTCACAATATTTAATATATCCTGGGGCTCTGATACAACAAACAAACCGCCAGTTTGTTTTAAGATCATCGCCTCTGGAGAATTAGAAATTTTTTTCCCAGTCATCAGAGGAAGGCCGAACGTCGCCGGTTCGAGAACGTTATGAACCCGGTTGTGGATCGCACCCCCCACATAGGCAAAGTCCACCGCTTGGTAAGCGAAGGCAAGAATTCCCAAAACGTCGAAGACGATCGTCTGAGTATTCATCTTTTCATACGGAGTCGAGGTCCAAGTCTGGTATTCCATCTTTGCGTCCTGCAAGCGATGTTCAATCGAAGTGATCCTTTCGGGAGAAGTTTTGTGCGGAAAAATCCAAAATGCGAATTCGTTTAACAAATCCGGTTGTTTTTCTTTCGCGAGTTTGTAGAAGGATACGAGGAGTTCCTCGCAAGGTTCGTAAGTGGATGCAAATAGTATGATTTTCGAATATGGATAATTTTTAGGTCTTACAAATTCCTTTTTTGTATCCTCTATTTTTTTTAGAACCGTATCGAACCGTGTATCGCCTAAAACTTTTACGGGAATTCTTTCCGGAACAAGGGAGCGAAAGGGCTCGTAAAAACTTTCGTGAGAAGGATAAACGCCGCTTAGGTTCCGAAAAACCGCCTTTGTCAACATTCCCAAAAAACCATTCTTTCGACTTCCTATGACCGCAGAACCCAAGACGACCTTCGTTCCGAATTTTTTTGCGGAAAGAATGAGATTCGGCCAAGTGTCCCAAGCCATCAAAACGAGAACCTTAGGATGGAAGTGTTCGAAAATCCAGTCGTAACCGAAAGGAGTGTCGATCGGAAGCCGAAAGGTTTCATCTGCTGGAAACGCTTCGAGTTGAGAATCTCGAACGCTTTCGGAAAAAACGGACTGAAGCAAAAAAGTCGAAGGTTCCTTTTTGCGAAACTCCAAGGCCAACGCGCGGCACTGATCCAATTCTCCCACGGAAGCGGCGTGTTGCCAGATCACTTTTTTTGCGTTCGTTTCAAAAGATTTTGAAAGAATTCTCTTTCGATCCTTGTTTCGTTTTTGGAAAAAAATTCTTCCCGAAGGAAATAGATACGCAAGAGGGACGATAAAGATTCGAAGAAAGATCGTCAGGATTTGATAGAGAAAAATCATTGGTTTATGAGCGGAGTTCTGTTTGCTTTTGATCTGATGGATACCTTGATCAAGGATCCCTTTCATTCTGCACTTTATAAAATACTTCCCAGCGAATCGAGAGAAAAATTCATTCAGGGAAGAGAAAGAAACGCCTTTATCGAATTCGAGAAGGGCCGTATCGAAGAGGAGGAATTTTTCGAAAGATTCTATCTTCCCGAATTTAGAAATTCCGACCTTCCGGATCCGCGC
The Leptospira stimsonii DNA segment above includes these coding regions:
- a CDS encoding 3-deoxy-D-manno-octulosonic acid transferase encodes the protein MIFLYQILTIFLRIFIVPLAYLFPSGRIFFQKRNKDRKRILSKSFETNAKKVIWQHAASVGELDQCRALALEFRKKEPSTFLLQSVFSESVRDSQLEAFPADETFRLPIDTPFGYDWIFEHFHPKVLVLMAWDTWPNLILSAKKFGTKVVLGSAVIGSRKNGFLGMLTKAVFRNLSGVYPSHESFYEPFRSLVPERIPVKVLGDTRFDTVLKKIEDTKKEFVRPKNYPYSKIILFASTYEPCEELLVSFYKLAKEKQPDLLNEFAFWIFPHKTSPERITSIEHRLQDAKMEYQTWTSTPYEKMNTQTIVFDVLGILAFAYQAVDFAYVGGAIHNRVHNVLEPATFGLPLMTGKKISNSPEAMILKQTGGLFVVSEPQDILNIVNFPSTEIEKIRKHNSNFVKQGRGAAERLFEEISKL